From the genome of Tripterygium wilfordii isolate XIE 37 chromosome 6, ASM1340144v1, whole genome shotgun sequence:
GAAGTTGATTCCTTTCTCCTTATCTATAGCCATTAAATTTTGGTGCGGCTGCCATACTTTAAAGCATATTATTCATAGAGTATGCAGTTTTTGCATAAAGATATGCACGCATCAGTCATGGCTGTCCCGCTGGCTTCAGTActccatgtatttttttttcatagaaGTGACGTACAATGAACCTGCCTTTTGAAACCGTACTTCAAGTTCATAGTTGATGGTATTGGTACTTGGTTATGATGTAACTGTGACAAATCCTGAAAGTTCATTTTGCCTCTTTTTCTAAAGGTATTGTGGGATAAAGTATTTCATGTTAATTTTATATCCCTATGTGATACTAAATACACTGCATATTTCAACACTCACCATCAGATGCTTATTGCAATTGTTAATCATTTCCATAGTAATGTAGAAATCATCCTTGtctaaatattttcttttgagcCAAGGTGCATTCTAATTTCTCATCGTTATTTTCCATTTGATTTCAGTAAGTGGGTGATGATGAACCAAGATACTAGGCGGCTTCAGAAAGTCAATGACGAGGTCAGGGAGGAGTATTTGGTTTTCTGTCCACGAGAACCCAGGTAGCACCTTTATTTCTCTTGGCTTAACTTCTGGCCTTTTTAAAGTAAAACTTCTACAATGTTGTGAAGTTGATTGCAATATCTGAGGTTATTATGTTACTTGAGTCTGAGTGGGTTGTGTTTCAGCTAAATTCTAGGGGCCCTTGTTATTTTTTCTCCCTGTTCTCAGTACAATGTTGATTTGACATAGAGCTGccctcataatttttatttttatgtcattGCAGATTGTCATTTCCAGAAAAAAATAACCGCAGcttgaagaaaattttgaagctGGAAGATCCTGCTCAGAATTCAAGACTAGGACTTGTGGTAGGTTCCCTACAATTTATAAAAGACGTATCAAAGTTCTTCCTCTTACTTAGTTTCGTTTTCGTTTTCTTTCTCCAATTGTTCAGCCTAGAAGAGCTGATCTGGACATGAATCAGCACGTTAATAATGTCACGTACATTGGATGGGTTCTTGAGGTTGGTGAATTCTCTCTCTTTAATCTTTTGCTCCTGAATTTTTTACTCTCTTTATTGCCTTATTGTTctagttgaaaattgtttctaCAATGAGTTCATTCTCCCATGTTTGTCATGATGGAAGTTTTTGATCTAAAACTGGCTGAACTTGATAATATGCATTAAACCGTTGTATTGTGTGTTGCAATGACAGAGCATACCTCAAGAAATCATCGACAGCCATGAATTGCAAGCAATCACCTTGGACTATAGAAGGGAATGCCAACAAGATGACATAGTTGATTCCCTAACGAACGTGGAACCCGTTGAGGATACTCCAGCAGTTTCCGAGCTTCATCAAACAAATGGCGCTGCCTCTGTCACTGATGACGCGCAAGAGAGTGTTAAGTTTTTGCATTTGTTGAGATTGTCAGGTGATGGACTTGAAATAAACCGCGGAAGGACAGAGTGGCGAAAGAAACCTGCAAGATGAGCAAGTGATTCGAGGCTTACTTTATTGTGCTTTATCCGCTTACTATTTCTTTTCGAATCCACAAGGATCTTTAGTATATTTGTTCTATTAGGATCCAGCTTGCCTTGAGAAACTCCTTGAATCTTGATAGGGAGTCATGAGGATCCTAGTCCGCAGAGACACAATCTACTCAATACTTCATTAAacaatccaaagcttcatttCCTTAGATTTCTTTGTGTGAATGGAATGAAGCTTTACTTCTTATGatgcatacatatacatatatacatggagAAGAGACCCTTAATCAATGAACTTTTTCCCTCAGCATAAATTTGTTGCACTTTAATCTTTTCAATATTTCACTTGAGTTGTATCTAACAAATGATCAACTACACTTGCACTGAATATTGTTCTTAGTTGCATTCTAATAAACCAAGCAAGCTCACGaatgtgtgtttgttaatgAACGAGCATATTCAGGAACATAAATTAGATGAACATCAAGATGGAAATCAGATCACAGAATTATCTTCCTGATTAAAACCAAAATCCAGTAAGGTCTAACACAAAATGTTACATCCATATTACTAAACACAGCCTTACCTCCAGATCATGATGAGGCTGTTATGCGGCTTGAACCTTGCATGCTTAAGCTGCAATGGAGCAACTTGACCACTACACCAGAGTTGGCCCCCGATTAAAATAATGGAACCAGGGCAAAAGGCTCTTACTACAACAATAAACAGTGCAATATATAAGCTTACATAACGATAAAATCGTAGCATAGCCTCAAATTCAATTGGCCGTTGGAAGGAACACTCTGATAAGTTCCTTCACAGTGACTTTTTTCCTGCAAGTAGGGCATTTGGCCTGCTTTCCTATGGCCGTCTTAATGCATGTTTTACAGAAAATGTGACCACACTTTGTTGACATCTCCTCAACCAAGGGACCAAAGCAAATTGGACAACTGAATGTGGGCTCCTTTGGTGCTGGTGGGGGCTGCAGAGATGGTTCAGCAACGTTGATACCATTATCTCCCTGCCAGAAAAGCTTTAGTGGGTCAGACCTTCAAAATCACTTAAATTAAGAGAGCACTGGTAAAGAACAAAGGCGAACATGCGCATAcccacatacatacatacatataacaAGGCATATGGCAATAATATGCTAGTTACAGTATTACCTGTAGACCTATCATCTATCTATTAATCCACAGGAGACATTAAAATCCAGTTAAGGGCACGAAACCTAAAGACATACATATAACCTAgatgtcataggttcaatttcaTAAAACCCTCTATAGTGCACAAAACCTAAAGACATATTACATATAACTtataggtcacatgttcaattccagAAAACCCTCTCTccctctacatattatgtggggtaaggtctgagTACATCCCGCCTGTCCCCGACCCTGCCCACTGTAGgaaccttgtgcacgggagttgtttatcttttaaatATTTGCAACATTAtttgatagagtcgcgcccatacacgctcagcacccaaagcccaaccgactcccacccatatgggccgattgtacccaaggcctcccagcccatactagaaaaccttgggtactaagggaggcccatacctcccccctataaacaacaccttaactcccacatcgaaagatgtgggacaatcctatcaataccctcccttcaagaccaacgcccacatTGGTCGTgcaccatggccgaccactccggcaggcgcacccctgttggtcgagcaccatggctggCCACTCCACAGGcgcggccccaagttgaaggcacaacaggatcatgcttcgataccattgatagagtcgcgcctatacacgctcagcacccaaagcccaaccgacacccacccatatgggccggttgtacccaaggcctcccagcccatactagaaaaccttgggtactaagggaggcccatacttcccccctataaacaacaccttagctcccacatctttcgatgtgggacaatcctatcattATTATATGCAACACATTACTCAATCAAATATGTGGAATGTATAAGAAACATGCCAGTGTCAACTCATAACCAGAAGCGTCATGCTAATATGGAAGAAGTCTTAAAATGAGTCGCGTCATCTGCAAGCCTAAACTGGTATAAAATATAGAACCCTTTGGTACTTTGTCTTCTACATAGAAAAAGAGTGTGTTTGTCTGTGTGCACACCCAAATGCTATACCGCACATAGGTCGGCAACATTGAACATAGCATCAAACAATAAGAAATTACCTTAGATTTGCTACTGGTTCCATAATTTATGTAAAGCTCACAATGGaagtttgtttgattttgtgGAACCGTAGTGCGCTTGAGGCGAGTATCAGCCGCATAAGTTGTTTGCCCTTAAATTAAGAGACAGGATAAAGAAAGATGTAAATCATACTAATAACTTGACTGCATAATATGCATATAATCAAGAAAGCAAACATAATATGCAAAATGAATTATGAATATGGTACAGGCAACACAAACAGCAGAAAGTACTTGCTAGTCACCAGTAATGACTGTAATCAGATTTGTTCTCCACTTCTCCTACCTTGGGTGAAACGTTAAGAACAGTCCCTACCCTTGAGTAACCCCACCCCCCAAAActaaaagaaatgaaacaaTCTTTCgaggttctttctttttttccctgagAACCAGCAAGTACATAGCAACATAACTCAAATTATCTTAGATTCAGAGTCATTCTCATCACTAGCAGTTATAATAACACCCCCAATCCATAACATTGCATTGAAACTGAAAAATAAAGGATAATACATCAAAACAAATATAAGAACcgacataaaaaaaatgaaacataatGAATATCTTCACTAACCTGAATCTACATCAAGTACAATCCTTCTGCGATTCCTTCGGGAATATTTTGTGGCCTACAATAAAATGATAGTACAATTAATCAAGGTTCAAATCATTGCATGTGGTTTAGGTTGTCCGCTCCTTCCATGATTCCTTCAAAACACAAAATGGATATAGAATACAAAAGGAACTTGAATATGAAACCAGAGAGACTGTACTTCTGCAAAAGCCCCAGGAGAAGAT
Proteins encoded in this window:
- the LOC120000225 gene encoding E3 ubiquitin-protein ligase RNF4-like; translated protein: MNAEGARPPPLRGYRRRKAALDLNVAPSENRDHEGTSQIEAQPAQTSQGQPILPPATIDVDAIDDDVIESSPGAFAEATKYSRRNRRRIVLDVDSGQTTYAADTRLKRTTVPQNQTNFHCELYINYGTSSKSKGDNGINVAEPSLQPPPAPKEPTFSCPICFGPLVEEMSTKCGHIFCKTCIKTAIGKQAKCPTCRKKVTVKELIRVFLPTAN